Below is a window of Spelaeicoccus albus DNA.
GCGCCGCCGCCTCTCCCCTACCCTTGAACGGTGGCACATCTGCTCGGGGCCGAGGCCCTCCACCTGGACTATCCGACCAAGGTCGTACTCGATTCCGTCACCATCGGCGTGAACGAGGGCGACAGGATCGGCATCGTCGGCCGCAACGGCGACGGCAAATCGAGCCTGCTGAATCTGCTTTCCGGCCGCGTGACTCCGGACGGCGGGCGGGTCACGTCACGGGGCGGAACCCGCATCGGCATGCTCGATCAAGCCGACGTCCTGGACGGGTCGCTGACGGTCCGGGAGACGATCGTCGGGGATCGTCCGCATTACGAGTGGGCCGGCGACGCCCGGGTGCGCGACGTCCTGGCCGGGCTGGTCAGCGACGTCCCGTGGGAAGGCACCGTCGCGTCGCTCAGCGGCGGGCAGCGGCGTCGTACCGCGCTGGCCGCCCTGCTGGTGGGCGACTGGGACATCCTGATTCTCGACGAGCCGACGAACCATTTGGACGTCGAGGGCATCACATGGCTTGCCGCGCACTTGAAACGCCGCTGGACGCCGTCCACCGGGGCGCTGTTGGTCGTCACCCACGACCGGTGGTTCCTCGACGAGGTCTGCAATGCGACATGGGAGGTGCACGACCGCATCGTCGAACCGTTCGAAGGCGGTTACGCGGCATATATCCTCCAGCGCGTCGAACGCGACAGGCAGGCCGCCGCCGCCGAATCGAAGCGGCAGAATCTGATGCGCAAGGAACTCGCTTGGCTGCGGCGCGGCCCGCCCGCACGCACGTCGAAGCCGAAATTCCGCATCGATGCGGCAAATCAGCTGATCGCGGGCGAGCCGCCGGCGCGCGACACGGTCCAGCTGACGCAAATGGCGACGGCCAGGCTCGGCAAGGACGTCGTCGACCTACTGGATGTCAGCGTGTCCTACGGCGACCGGGAAGTACTGCGGAACGTCGAATGGCGGATCGCACCCGGTGAGCGCACGGGAATTCTCGGCGTCAACGGCGCCGGCAAGTCGACGCTGCTGCACCTCATCACCGGCCGGATCGACCCGACGTCGGGCCGGGTCAAACGCGGCAAAACCGTCAAAGTCGTCACCCTGACGCAGCGCCTGGCCGAACTTGACGACATCGCCGCCGAACGGTTGAGCGATGTCATCGCGACCAAACGCAGCTCGTACGTGGCGGGCGGAAAAGAGCTGACGCCGACCCAGTTGCTCGAGCGGCTCGGCTTCACCAGCGCACAATTGTCGACCCCCGTCAAAGACCTGTCCGGAGGTCAGCAACGCCGTCTTCAACTGCTGTTGATCCTGTTGGACGAGCCGAACGTACTGGTGCTGGACGAGCCGACGAACGATTTGGACACCGACATGCTCGCAGCCATGGAGGACCTGCTGGACTCGTGGCCGGGCACCCTGGTGGTCGTCTCGCACGACAGATATTTCCTCGAACGCGTCACCGACCAGCAGTACGCGATCCTGCACGGCCGGCTTCGCCATCTTCCCGGCGGCGTCGAGGAGTTCTTGCGACTCGACAAGTCGGTCACGCACGAGCGCACCTCCGGCGAGTCCGGGGCAAGCGGCGGGGCCGGAGACGCCAACACGGCGTCCGGCGCCTCCGCCACGCTGTCGAACGCGGAATCGCGTGCCGTGACCAAGGAACTCTCCGCCATCGACCGAAAGCTCGGCAAGCTGTCCGACCGGATCGATGCGGCGCACCACGACATCGCCGAACACGACCAGACCGATTTCGTCGGCCTGGCCGAGAAGACTGCAGCGCTGCAAAAGCTCGAGGACGACGTCGCCGAGCTGGAAACGCGTTGGCTCGAGTTGTCCGAACGGCTCGACTGACCGCGGCGGGCGTCGTACGCGTCAGGAGAATTACGCATACGACGAGCCGGTGCCGGCCGGATGCCCGTCGTGCGGGCGGAGGATACGCGCGCCGGCGGCCGGCGACGTCACGCGATGCACGCCGTCCACGGCTCCGGACGCCGCCAGGATGAGCGCCAGGTCAAGGGCCTGTTCGGCGTGCGGCACCAAGAACGCGATGGTCGGGCCCGATCCGGACACGAGGCCCGCCAGGGCGCCGGCCTTCTCACCGACGTGGAGGACCTCCTCGAGTCGCGGTTCGAGAGCGGTGGCGGCTTGCTGCAGATCGTTGTGCACGGATGCGGCGAGCAGGCCGGACTCACCCAAGCGCAAGGCGTGCATGATGACGTCGGGGATCGACGGGTCGGCGGCGGGCCCGCTGCCCGAGCGCTGCCTGTCGAGTTCGCCGTAAACGCGCGGCGTTGACAATCCGGTCTCGGACGTCGCGAGCACCCAGTGGTAGCGTCCGCGGCCGAGCGCCGGCGTGAGCTTATCGCCGTGCCCCGTGCCGACAGCCGTTCCGCCCAGCAGCGCGAACGGGACATCGGCGCCCAACGTCGCGGCAAGTTCGGCCAGCTCGGCCTTGCCGAGGTTCGTGTGCCACAGCCTGTCGCAGGCCAGCAGCGCGGCAGCGGCGTCCGCCGACCCGCCGCCCATGCCTCCTGCCACCGGCACGTTCTTATGGACGGTCAGCTCGGCGCCGCCGGCCACATCGGCGTGCTCGGCCAGCAACCGGGCGGCCCGGACGGCCAGGTTCGATGAATCGAGCGGGATGTCGGGCGTGGCGGCCGGTCCGGTGACGGTGACGGAGAATTCACTGGACGCGGCGGCAGTCACGTCTTCGTACAACGTCACTGCCTGGTAGACGCTGGCGACGTCGTGATATCCGTCGTCGCCGAGCGGCCCGACGCCGAAATGCAGATTGATCTTCCCCGGGGCGCGCGCAGTGACAGAGGACTTTCCTGCCGAGATCGCTGCCATGGCCCTAACCTAGGCGACCGCCGCCCGGCTCACTCATCGGGGGTCGTGTGCAGCGGCCAGTCGGACGAAATCGTCGATGCGGATCGCCTCGCCGCGCAGCCGCGGGTCGATGCCTGCCGCCTCGAGGATTTCACCGGCCCGCGTGGCCGACCCTGCCCAGCCGGCAAGCGCTGCCCGCAGGGTTTTGCGGCGTTGGGCAAATGCGGCATCGATTGCCGCGAACACTGCCGTTCGCCCGGCCTGCTCCCTGGGCGGACGGCGCATGACGAGTTCGACGAGCCCCGAGTCCACATTCGGGGCCGGCCAGAACACGTTCCGGCCGACGGCGCCGACCCGACGGACCTCGGCGAACCACGCCGCTTTGACGCTCGGCACACCGTACGTGCGCGATCCCGGGGCCGCTGCAAGCCTGTCGGCGACCTCCGACTGCACCATCACCAATGCCCGTTTCAGACTCGGGAAGGCCGCCAGAAAGTGCAACAGCACGGGCACCGAAATGTTGTACGGCAAGTTCGCCACGAGAGCGTCCGGCGGCGTCGGCAATTCGGCCACGGTCAATGCGTCGGCACGCACCACCTCGAACCGGCCGACGGCGGACGGCTGGTGCGCCGCAATCGTGGCGGGCAGGCGGCCGGCCAGGACGGCGTCCACTTCCACGGCCGTGACGGCCGCGCCGGTTTCGAGCAGGCCCAGCGTGAGCGATCCCAATCCCGGGCCGATCTCGACGATGTGCTCGTCGGCGGTCACTGCCGCCGAGGCGACAATGCGGCGCACCGTGTTCGGGTCGATCACAAAATTCTGGCCGAGCTGTTTGGTCGGCCGCACGCCGACCAACTCGGCCAGCGCGCGGACCTCCGCAGCACCCAGTAGTGCGTCGTCGGCGCCGGCTCGGTGGCCGCCGGAGGGCAAGTCGGGGTTATGCACGTCCCCCAGCGTAACCGTAGGGTGAATATGTGGACCCCGAAACTCTGAAGCTGCTGCTCGATCCGGACGGCTATGCACTGCTCGATTCACTTCCGCCGTACGACGAGTCCTTGGCAATGGCGCTATCGGAGCGGCTGCGTGCCGACGGGCATGCGCCGGCGCTCGTGGCGGCCGCATTGACGCAATCGCGGCTGCGGAAAAAAGCTCACGAAAAGTTCGCCGATTTTGCCGCCGACATGCTGTTCACGGCGGACGGGCTCGAGCAAGCCACCAGGCTCCCGGTGGCCGCCCGGCACGCCGAACGGTTCGCCGGTGCCGGAGTACGGACCGTGGAGGACCTCGGCTGCGGAATCGGCTCCGACTCGATGGCATTTGCGGCAATGGACCTGAACGTGCGCGCCGTCGACTCCGACGAAGTCACTGCCGCCATCGCAACGATGAATCTGCGTCACTTCCCGTCCGCCTCGGTCACGCACGCCCGCGCCGAGGACGTCGATCTGACCGGCGCGGACGGCGTCTGGCTCGATCCGGCCCGCCGCGACAACGGGTCGCGCTTATTCGACCCCGAGGCGTTTTCGCCGCCCTTGTCATTTGTCTCGGAGGTGGCGGAGCGCGTGTCGGCCGTCGGGGCAAAGCTGGGGCCGGGGATTCCGCACGCGAGCATTCCGGCCGGCGCCGAAGCGCAATGGGTGTCGGTGGACGGCGGCGTGGTCGAAGCCGGCCTGTGGTTCGGCGCGCTGGCGCGGGCCGGAGTCGGTAAGGCCGCCTTGGTGCTGGGTCCCGGCGGGGCCGTCGAACTGACGGACGTGGATCTACCCGGCCAAGACGTCGGCGAGGTTGGCGA
It encodes the following:
- a CDS encoding ABC-F family ATP-binding cassette domain-containing protein, translated to MAHLLGAEALHLDYPTKVVLDSVTIGVNEGDRIGIVGRNGDGKSSLLNLLSGRVTPDGGRVTSRGGTRIGMLDQADVLDGSLTVRETIVGDRPHYEWAGDARVRDVLAGLVSDVPWEGTVASLSGGQRRRTALAALLVGDWDILILDEPTNHLDVEGITWLAAHLKRRWTPSTGALLVVTHDRWFLDEVCNATWEVHDRIVEPFEGGYAAYILQRVERDRQAAAAESKRQNLMRKELAWLRRGPPARTSKPKFRIDAANQLIAGEPPARDTVQLTQMATARLGKDVVDLLDVSVSYGDREVLRNVEWRIAPGERTGILGVNGAGKSTLLHLITGRIDPTSGRVKRGKTVKVVTLTQRLAELDDIAAERLSDVIATKRSSYVAGGKELTPTQLLERLGFTSAQLSTPVKDLSGGQQRRLQLLLILLDEPNVLVLDEPTNDLDTDMLAAMEDLLDSWPGTLVVVSHDRYFLERVTDQQYAILHGRLRHLPGGVEEFLRLDKSVTHERTSGESGASGGAGDANTASGASATLSNAESRAVTKELSAIDRKLGKLSDRIDAAHHDIAEHDQTDFVGLAEKTAALQKLEDDVAELETRWLELSERLD
- a CDS encoding 4-(cytidine 5'-diphospho)-2-C-methyl-D-erythritol kinase; the encoded protein is MAAISAGKSSVTARAPGKINLHFGVGPLGDDGYHDVASVYQAVTLYEDVTAAASSEFSVTVTGPAATPDIPLDSSNLAVRAARLLAEHADVAGGAELTVHKNVPVAGGMGGGSADAAAALLACDRLWHTNLGKAELAELAATLGADVPFALLGGTAVGTGHGDKLTPALGRGRYHWVLATSETGLSTPRVYGELDRQRSGSGPAADPSIPDVIMHALRLGESGLLAASVHNDLQQAATALEPRLEEVLHVGEKAGALAGLVSGSGPTIAFLVPHAEQALDLALILAASGAVDGVHRVTSPAAGARILRPHDGHPAGTGSSYA
- the rsmA gene encoding 16S rRNA (adenine(1518)-N(6)/adenine(1519)-N(6))-dimethyltransferase RsmA, translating into MHNPDLPSGGHRAGADDALLGAAEVRALAELVGVRPTKQLGQNFVIDPNTVRRIVASAAVTADEHIVEIGPGLGSLTLGLLETGAAVTAVEVDAVLAGRLPATIAAHQPSAVGRFEVVRADALTVAELPTPPDALVANLPYNISVPVLLHFLAAFPSLKRALVMVQSEVADRLAAAPGSRTYGVPSVKAAWFAEVRRVGAVGRNVFWPAPNVDSGLVELVMRRPPREQAGRTAVFAAIDAAFAQRRKTLRAALAGWAGSATRAGEILEAAGIDPRLRGEAIRIDDFVRLAAAHDPR
- a CDS encoding THUMP-like domain-containing protein, translated to MDPETLKLLLDPDGYALLDSLPPYDESLAMALSERLRADGHAPALVAAALTQSRLRKKAHEKFADFAADMLFTADGLEQATRLPVAARHAERFAGAGVRTVEDLGCGIGSDSMAFAAMDLNVRAVDSDEVTAAIATMNLRHFPSASVTHARAEDVDLTGADGVWLDPARRDNGSRLFDPEAFSPPLSFVSEVAERVSAVGAKLGPGIPHASIPAGAEAQWVSVDGGVVEAGLWFGALARAGVGKAALVLGPGGAVELTDVDLPGQDVGEVGDYLYEPDGAVIRAGLVTGLLPITDGRLIDPKIAYVTSDRAVDTPLATGYVIDDVLPMSLKKLRAYLAERNVGIVTIKKRGSNIVPEQLRQQLRLSGDNEATIVLTRVGKSHLAMVVRPLEHAGEHAHDKR